In Ascaphus truei isolate aAscTru1 chromosome 7, aAscTru1.hap1, whole genome shotgun sequence, one genomic interval encodes:
- the CDK5R2 gene encoding cyclin-dependent kinase 5 activator 2, which yields MGTVLSLSPAPGKAGPLDDRKPEPPGVGGGYSAIPNSKNGGSNKPEKSLKRHSVLISALTWKRLVAASAKKKNAKKVNPGPVTGPLLPNHHHNNPVEQLNHENLRKSQAREPKAVPVPTVPPGNSDGQKSQLVAVQKQASGRSLCSPRRVVVQASTGELLRCLGEFVCRRCYRLKELSPGEPTMWFRNVDRSLLLQGWQDQGFITPANLVFVYLLCREAIGDELASEYELQAAFLTCLYLAYSYMGNEISYPLKPFLVETDKEVFWQRCLSIIDRMSAKMLQINSDPHFFTQVFQDLKNEGEVRESNGHWTINLDR from the coding sequence ATGGGCACGGTGCTCTCCCTGTCCCCTGCCCCCGGTAAGGCCGGACCCCTGGATGACCGGAAACCGGAGCCCCCCGGGGTAGGGGGCGGCTACTCCGCCATCCCCAACAGCAAGAACGGGGGCAGCAACAAGCCGGAGAAGAGCCTGAAGCGCCACTCGGTGCTGATCTCCGCCCTGACCTGGAAGAGGCTGGTGGCCGCCTCGGCCAAGAAGAAGAACGCCAAGAAGGTCAACCCGGGGCCGGTCACCGGACCTCTGCTCCCCAACCACCACCACAACAACCCGGTGGAGCAACTCAACCATGAGAACCTGCGCAAGTCCCAGGCCAGGGAACCCAAGGCGGTGCCGGTGCCAACCGTGCCACCGGGCAACTCGGATGGGCAGAAGAGCCAGCTGGTGGCCGTGCAGAAGCAAGCCAGTGGGCGCTCCCTGTGCTCGCCACGCCGGGTGGTGGTGCAAGCCTCCACCGGCGAGCTGCTGCGGTGCCTGGGCGAGTTTGTCTGCCGCCGTTGCTACCGGCTGAAGGAGCTCAGCCCCGGGGAGCCCACCATGTGGTTCCGCAATGTTGACCGCTCGCTGCTGCTGCAGGGCTGGCAGGACCAAGGCTTCATCACGCCGGCCAACCTGGTCTTCGTCTACCTGCTGTGTAGGGAGGCCATCGGGGACGAGCTGGCCAGTGAGTACGAGCTGCAAGCCGCCTTCCTCACCTGCCTCTACCTGGCTTACTCCTACATGGGCAACGAGATCTCCTACCCGCTGAAGCCCTTCCTCGTGGAGACGGACAAGGAGGTCTTCTGGCAGCGTTGCTTAAGCATCATTGACCGCATGAGTGCCAAAATGCTGCAGATCAACTCCGACCCCCACTTCTTCACCCAGGTCTTCCAGGATCTGAAGAACGAAGGGGAGGTCAGGGAATCCAACGGCCACTGGACTATCAACCTGGACCGTTAG